From the genome of Watersipora subatra chromosome 9, tzWatSuba1.1, whole genome shotgun sequence:
CAGTAAGCTCAGAAGATTCTTCAAAATGGAAAGCAGCTATGGACAAAGAGATGACAACTCTGACAAATAATGACACATGGGACATAAAACCGCTACCGAAAGATTGTACTGAAACAAAAGGCAAATGGGTGTATACACTCAAACAAAGTACAGTAGCTGATGAAGTACAATACAAAGCTAGATAAGTCGCCAAAGGTTACTCGCAACAAGCAGAGATCGATTATGACAATACATATTCGCCTACTACACTCATGAGGTCAATCCGTATACTGCTACAAAAGGCTGTTAATGACAGGCTACAGCTACATCAAATGGATGTCAAAGGAGCTTACCTCAATGCTCCCATCGATAAAGACATTTACGTTGAGCAACCAACCGGGTACGAACAGACTGACGACAGTAAACATCTAATCTAACATGTCATCTTAAAAAGTCGCTCTACGGACTAAAACAGAGTGGACGAAATTGGCATGCTACGCTGACAGACTTCCTAAAATCTCAAGACTACACACCGAGTAAAACCGATTCGTGCGTATACATCAAACATACTACCGGCGACAGCTCTCTAATCTTATTTTGGGTAGACGACATAATAATCGCCGCCAAAAACATAGAAACTATAAACTCTATCAAACAAACTTTATACAGCAAATTCCAAATGGATGACCGAGGAGAACTAAAGTGGTTTCTTGGTATCGACTTCAAACGTACTGAAGATGGCAACTACAACATGAATCAAGAAAGATACGCTGAAGCTATTTTGAAACGCTTCAACTTGACAGATGCTAAAACAGCAAGTACACCCCCTGAAAAGAGCATACAACTACAAAAGACAACCAATCAAGAATATCAAGCCTTCCTATCGAGTAAGTTTCCGTACCGTCAAGCTGTTGGTAGTCTAATCTACTTGAGTGCCACACGACCAGATATATCTTGGACTATATCCAAACTATCACAATACCTAGATAAGCCGAGTATGAAGCATGTTGCAGCAGTCAAGCACCTGGTCCGGTACGAAGGAGATACTTTACCTACGAAGCCTCTGTGCATCGCTACACATAACAATCCCTACGCCGACAATCATATATTGCGACGATCAGGGCACGATTGCTATAGCTGACAACAATGCAGAGCATCATAATCGTACTAAACACATAAATATCCGCTACCACTTTGTAAAGGAGCAAAATGACATTACCTACAAATACGTAGAAACTCATAACAACCCTGCAGATGTGCTCACTAAACCTCTCGGCAAGCTGCAACACCATTCTGCAATTAGTCTGCTCCAGATTGAGGGGGCGTATTGAGATACAACCTGCAGCTGAATAACTAATTAAGAGTTACGCTCTCTATATAGTCAACTCCATATCCATATCGTTACGCTTATATGCTTATCTATATTAGCCAAtcacattattatattaattagctGCTGACTTAATGCTCTCTTCCTGTTATATTGCAAAAGCCGATAGTTCTAGAAATAAATACACGTTATACTAATCCCAATGTTACATCACTGATTCTTATCATCTCTACTCAGAATAAGTACACAAACCAGAAAAATCACTCACTCAacagtgaattttgttgcaagtcaacttttaagtgATAATTTTCTGATTTCGATGTAAGTTTAACGTTTGCcgagaccctttcacgggcatGCAGGTGAGGTAACGTGTGGTGGGGTGGTGTTGTGCAGACGAGTTGTGAGGCCGTGAGGTGTCGGAGCGGTGAAGCGTCGGAGAAGTGagaattaaaaatttatacgAGAGGTGTAGAATGGGTTGGTGGCGTGCAATATATTGTGTTATGTCGTGATGGAAATCGATTatccgaagctggtgtttggtgagcacggtgatggtTCGTGGGAGAGGTTTATAGAAGAAATGAATTTGTGTTTTGTGATGGATTTACCAAGCTGAGCTGCTTTAATTACCATAAGTATTCAGCTGTTCTCAGATTAGCCCTGTAATTTAAAAGCCAGCTTGTGTGGGAAGCCCGTAGATTAACACTCAacccttgctatataagcagAGGTGCTTCAGTGTTAAAGGAgagaacaaagagcacagagcaaGTGATAGAGACTAGGAACGACAGAACTAAGGACTGACAATTACGTTCTTAATCTGCATTAAGAGCAGCGTGGTAACATTAACCTACATTTGTGCAGCTTTgtgtatacatactgtatatatcttaacattcttacatttacaaatgtaactgtttgagtatttattatttgtaactcatttcagcattacgcttgatGGTAGTGAATTGTATCTAATTGTTCTATCTTTTCATGCTTATAGAGATTGTGTGAATAAAAAGGCATTATTCACCAGACAcccttgcttgcaacaattacagttgcgCATaagagctattactcattcggtataagacaacttgtacgcagatcccacttgcaagtggctggtcagcgctgacttccacaacagtAGTGAAAGTGCAGTCGAGTGCTTTAGGTTATGAAAGTGAAGATGGAAATAGGCGTcttattatgagaggtagagctaaATTGAGGCCATTactgagagctattgggcacagtggtagagaagtattaAAAGGTGCAGGGTTTGATGTAGATGATGAAAATTATACTTATGAAGAGGCAATGGAGATTTTTCAGGATTACtatggtagacaagagagtatgtttgtaaaggggcataagtttctGACGGCTAGGCGGGCACCtggggaaagtgatagagagtatttgcaacgggtagagagtttgagcagatatgctgaAGCAACGGATAATGaggatagggtaaggtttgcctttatagtggcggttaacgggtttAGGGATAGAGAAGTAAGTAGAGATCTGATGAAGAACGCCAATTTAACTTGGGGATTGTTaaatgaggcattgagggctcgtgagaTGGCAAACAATTCAGATAGATTCTTGAGAGCGGAGGGTAGAAGTACTGACTTGAAAAGCAAAATTAAGATGGAGATTGCAAAGGTGTCAGAGTTTGACAGTTGTGCGCAGTACCGGAGTGGCGGTAGGGATAGAAGCTACAACTCAGTAGGTAGATCTTGCCCTAGAAGTAACCCTAGGAGTGGTAGAAAGTATTACGGTAATAGTAGTGATGAGCGTGATGTTAGTAGGTGTGGGGCAAGAAGTCGAGAGTGTAACAgagacagggacagtaggaagtatagagacaatagcagggaGAGACATGTCTCTAAATATGGAGCAAATAGTAGAGAAGGTAGTGAAgatagagtatgctacaattgcaagcaTAGTGGCCATGAAATCCCGAGTTGTCCCTCCAAATGCTTTTTTCTTGTAGGCGACGAGGACACGTATTCCGATATTGCAAGGATAAGGGTAGTAAAGTAAGGTAGGGCAGTCGAGATAGCAGTAGGGAGAGGTATTGGGGAGAGAAAGTCCTCATGATGTAAGGGATAAGCGGAATAGACCCAGAGATTACAGTATGAACAGGTATGAGAGAGACAGTTGGTTTGAGAAGCGTGAGATGGATAGGTATGATGAAAAGTACAGCGACAGTCGTAGGGATAAAAGTGCGAGATTTGCTGGCTCTAGAGATAAATATGGTGAGAATCAATGACTAGGCAAGATAATTTtgcagtatttagaagttaatgaagtaaatgtagagtttacatttgatactggggctgagGTGTCAATAGTAACTGAGGCAACAGCCATGAAGTTGAACCTACGGTTAAAGAAACCGTCaacagttttagaaactgctgatggtattgagttaaaagtggttggaagtgtggtagttcatttggaaagtaaaCACAGGAATACGGATGCTAAAGTTCATCTGGTGAAAGGATTCAGAACAAACTTTTTGGGCATTACTGAGTTAAAATTACTTGCTGTTGTAAATGCGTTATGCGAAAGCAAGTTTGagcctgttaaggagtgtagaagtattaagccagttaagctGTTTTTGCCGAGAACtattattgctgggtcaagttatgtttcagaagatgtcaagttgcaaaacctgagAAATAAGTCTGGAGGTGCGGAGGAGgtcgaaggagaaattggctaagctAAAAGCCATACgtgaggcagcagtcatggagttaGAAAATGTCAAGGTATTCAGGGTAGCTGTGCAGGAGTTAGCCAaggttcagaggagaattgctggtagcagacctgcactggtggcaggtgaggtcgagctacatgtagatagagctgggcctatgccaactcccagctctgtggtgccatctcCTGTGCAGCCGATTACGGCCCAGATGGAGACCTCCTACAGGATgcctgtcgagcctgcctcttatTTGGGAGAGCGAAGTAAAGATGGAAGAGccggagatgaggttgaggagtcattactgacccaaccaaaagactccggaCTAGTCGGGGTTGGTgcaagtagtgttggagatgttggtggaagaagtgttggtagtgacagtggtcaagTCGAAAGTATTagtagcggcggaggtcagggTGATGAAAAAACGAGTacagactggcaatggagctggcagtaatGAGGAGAGTATTTTTGACGATGGCACAGAgtcagacaagccagaggcatagcctatTTAGACTGCCCTAACCGAGTCAGGTAACGAGTAACACAAATAAGGTAAGTTATTATGTTTGCTTGTTGGTAGTAACGATGTGGCCCGTAACaaagagaaaaaaagaaaaggcatgttgtattatggatttgttaggctcaggctatattggcatCTGAGCTCAAAGCAGtgcaggtggtcttggtaattacggtgagtgagtaaaacagaataaaacagtATAAAGCTAGCGAATGGGGCTAGTGGGGAAAGCTAGTAAATTAGGTagtataaggcagtatgggTAGGATATAAGGAAGTATAACGAAAGATGGAGGCTCTTCAGCTTCTTCAcatcaatacatgtaagtgtacacGTTTATACAACCGTATGTACCTGCACATTATTTAACACGGCATCGTATGCAGGATACTGTGTTTTTACATTATTCAATTAAGGGGGGTTATTGTACTGTGTTGTTCTATTATATCATTGAGGGTTGGTAATTGTTGTGTTATGGGATTTgctaggctcaggctatattggctTCTGAGCTCACAGGTGGTCTTGGCAATTACGGTGAGTGAATAGAGCGGGATAAAGCTAGCCATTAAGGCTAGTGGGTAAAActagtagattaggtagtataaggcagtatggggaggatataaggaagtgtagtGAAAGATGGAAGTTCTTCTGTTTTTTCAcatcaatacatgtaagtgtacatatttatacaaaATATGTACAATTAATATTTATCACTGTATgcttaatattaattaataacacTATTGTGTTTTGTAGCGTTGTTCGGGTAAGTGATTGTTATTTATAGGTTTGTGTTGTCACGTTGTATTGGTAGTAGAATAGCATTTTCGTAGCAATGCTATAGATGTTATAGTTAGGTGTGGTGAAAGTGGTTATTATTgtagttgtgtgtgaatatgGCTGCTAGACAGCTAGATGTTAGTGCTTTCCCTAGGTTAAGACTAAATAGTGGAAATGTCTCTAGCTCTTTCAAGTCTTggtcaggcctgccaacccaagagtggggcaatgcttgagatttggttttgggcaattattgtatcaatgatagtatatataaaattgtggaaattggggcaaaaatcttaCGCATTTCTCacttcttttcatttttttctttggtgtgattgcgtgagtctcacgcccaatgcgtgagagtcgGCAGGCCTGGTCTTGGTTTAATGAGTTTGAGAGGGTGTGTGAGCTTACTTCATTGCGTATGGGTAATACTGAAGGTGGTGTCCCACTCTTTTTGGGAAGGACTAAGCTGTTAGCTTTATTAAGCGCTATTGGTAGTAGAGGAATGGCGTTACTGAGAAGCTTAGTGTTTGCTGTTGCGAGCCAGGCAGCTGATGTTAATCAGACTGCTTTAAATCTTTTGAGAGGTCATTATGAGAGAGAGGAGAGTGTTTTTGTGAGAACGATGAAATTTGCCACAGTTTCACAGGCGAGAGAGAGTACTTGGTGAGAGTGGAAAAGTTGGGTAGGGATATGGATTTTGACGATGGTAAGGATGACTTGAGGCAGCGCTTTTGTGTAACTTTAGCAGTGAATGGTTTACGTGATTCCAGTGCTAGGAAAGAGGTAATGCAGGGGACTGACTTAACTTGGAAGCAATTATCTAACAAATTGAAATCTAAACATTTAGCTAGAGAATCGGAGTCTATTATTACTTGTGCTAAGAGAGATATCAAGGTAGAAGTTGACAATGTGAGAGCAGATAGTGAATCTAGTGACAGTACCTGTGTTGCACCTGTTTGCCAAGTTTCTAGGAAGAGTGAGAAATCTCGTGGTGAGAGTTTCAGTTTTAGGCTGTCTAGAAGAGATAGATCTGGTAGTTATAGGTCTGACAACCTTTTCACTTGGGTGTAGAGGTAGGCGAAGTTATAAAGAGTCCTCACCTAGGCGATAAAATTCCACTGCTAGAAGTATTATTTGCTTTGCTTGTAACATGGAAGGACATCATGTTAGGGATTGCTCAGGTGCTAGGTGCTATGTTTGTTCAAAGAAAGTTCATGTTTCCAAGGATTGTCGTTGCAACAAGTTAAGTTAGAAATATGGGTTTAGACGTGATTGTAGGAGATATAGCAGTGGTAGTAGCAAAAGCCCATCAGGAGATAGGTACATGTCTAGTAGACAAAATAGGAGCTTTAGAAAAAGTCCACATAGGGTGAGATTTATGAAGAGCAATAAAGATGGGCTATGTAATAGTGatattaaacaagttttaaaagtaaatggaaAACTATTGAGTTTACATGTGATACAGGAGCAGAAGTCTCTACGGTAACAGAAGAGACTACTAAAATACTTGGTCTGAATTTGAGTAAACCTGAACGTGGTTTATATAGCGCAGACGGATCTTCACTATCTGTAGCTGGAGTATGTACAGTTGAAATCAGAAGCACTTTTAGGTCTGTTGACACTCCTGTGTATGTTTTACCAGGCTCTAGGAAATATCTTTTGTGATTACATGAGTTACATCAGCTAAACTTGCTTGACGTTAATAGCATGTGCAGAGATGATTTTGACCATATAAAGGAGTTTTCTGACGTTTTTCAGGGTTTAAACACAATTCTTGGTACTTTTAAAACCAGCCTGAAGGAAAATATGAAACCAAATTCTTTATTTACACCCAGGCCGATTGCGTCTGGTCTTAACGGTCAAGCTGAAAAAAATTATACACAACGTCAGCTAGTGGATCAATTTTTTGATCTAGTGCTAGTTATACTGGTGTAGAAAAAAAGCAGTGGGAAAGTCCAGACAGTCTCTATATTGAACAAAGTTAATgggtttttaaacaaaatagaaaGCGACAAATCTTTGGATGAGAAAAAATTTGAagagaaaagaaaaaatattagatTAAGGAGAGAGAAGTTACAGCGCAGGTTTGAGGAGCAGATGGGAGAGTTAGAGAAGGAGGAAATGGAGTTGAGTGAGGAGTATGAGAGCTCTTTCGCCTTCTAAGACATCTTAGCTGAAATGGCCTAGGTAAAAGCCCGTTTGCTTGCTAGATCTACGAAGGCTAGGCCCGCAGTAGACAGCATTTCCGCCTGTGCTTAAGCAGAAAAGGCTACTGGACCAGGCTCTTGTAATCCAAGGTTGGAGGGCAAATTCATGGAGGAAAGCTTGAGTGCAGAAAAGGCCAGGGTGGAAACTGTAGGCATTGCTAAAAACTCCCTGGAGGAGTCTTTTGAGACCCTAGGGTTGTCCAAAAACAGCAAGCGTGTCAGTACGACAGATGCTTGCAATGGTCAAGAGGAGTCCAAGACCCTTGACCTAGCTGCAGAGGGAGAGTCCTTGGGAAGTGAAGGAGATGATAGCTTATTTGGAATAGAGGGAAATTTGTAGTTTTAATTTTGGAAGTTTGTAACTTGATTGGTTTTGATTTGATAATATTGGAAATGATAATATATGAAATTAGAATCTTCTGAGGTGGCCTTTTCATATGAGAGGGGGGCATGGTGTGAAATCGTATTTTGAGGTTTTATATAGCTTCAAGTTGTCGAAGGCAATAGTGAGACACTACTAGGAATCAATGTGAGTGATACTATTCCAAAGGTGTTAAAGCTATCAGATTAACAGTATAGGACTCAAGGCTTTATTGGTTTTTTGGTGCTATTGGCATATAAGCTATGTCAACTCACAAATGGGCTCATTCTACAGTGTTGTAATCAGGTATGTACCTGCACGTTATTTAACAAAACGCTTATgcaatataaatactgccacaaATTTTTAGGCATTTCAGCTTGTGTTTTGCTCTTGAAATAGACacttaatattattgttataataaaactgttttactTCTCAGAGAAATAATAGTTCTAAGTGTTACTACAGACTAGCAGCGAGCTcagaaaaattataataaaaaattggatAACTAAAGAGTTATTGTTCTTAAAAGGGTTGTATTCTCTCCTGTTGGgctcagcaggttgtagcgttggtttCAGCACACTATGTTGATTTCAGCAGATCACAAGTGAGCTGgattcagctccctcctgttggtttcagcaggttgtactgttagcagcgttgggttcagcgcgctctgttgggttcagcagagcacaagtgagttggtttcagctccctcctgttagGTTCAACAGGTTGCAACGTTGGTTACAGTGCAGTGACTAGAAATAAGGGCTGTTCCCACCCCACTCTTACGAGTTTTTTTCACTACTTTGTAGGTGTGGTAGTCCCGGAAGTGTGACACAGCGCGACAACACAAAAAGTCAAGACGCTCCAGCTCGCTCTCTCTGAACTGCTAGCAACTGAGAAGAACGTGTCTTGACCGATGTTCTTGCTCCACTCCGCAATACTGCTACTCACTAGTCAGGTATAGTACATGGTGTCAGAGAGCGGACTTCAGTACCTACGTGTGCAAAAAGAGAACTCAGCCAAGGTTCGGttgaatttttagtttttcaaatgGCTATAGAAGTAATGTCATTAAATTGAAATCAAGTACATGCATAGATTGAACAATAGTATTAGCATTTAAGTCAGGgagtaaaaaataatatatatatacactagctagtGTGGTCCTTTCTCATTTCAGGCAGCGCATTGTTTATTTATGCAGCCTGAGTTTTGAATTAACTAGCAAAGAATACATTGCTGTGGTTGCAACAAGttttaattgttctaatacttataGTCCATTGTTGATCTGCATTTCATTTTTGATGCGTTGGTGTTAATCTGTTGGGTTGGGTTTGGTTGAACTCCCTGGTCACTGGTGAGCATTTAACATTCGCAATAATGGCCAAAGACAATCACTTCGAGGATGACCGGTTTGTGCAGAGATTGAGATGGGCTGATGGACATTTGTAGCTGATGGAGCTTGTAGCCACACAGCGGCCCATTTGGGCAGTCCTCTATTACTCCCAACGAGCAGTAATTCTTGGTAGCCCCTTGGCACGGAACATCCATCTCAGTCCTGGCCGGAACCATCATGTCGCGCACTACTTGAACTTTACTGAACATCAGCTGGTCATGTCTGTCTGTACAGGTCAGAGGGCGCTCGTTCACGGAGACTACTAGGTGCTGAAATTCCATGATACTGTTGGGCTACCAAGAATAGCCTCCTCAAGGTGACATTCTCGCTGATGTAGTTCACTGCAAAAACCTCCTTGGTCTTTACGTTTTGGAGTTGTACGGGCAGCCGTACGACCCTGTAAAAAAGCAGCCGGATCTCATCGGCCATGGGTCCATGGCTGTCGCTTTCTTCTAACAAGTTCCTTGCAACCTTACAAGCCTCTGTCAAAGTGACAGTTGGCATGGTAGCCGGCATGGTTTATGGAGGCACAGAATAGCTCCCTTGACATGTTGGTTCTGTATGAGGCCAGCAGGTCACCGTAGGCCACCCGTCTTAACCGATTCACCTGGCAGACATGCTTCTAAAGGGTAGTAGCTACGGCTTGCTTGAGAGTGCTCAGCTTACACCGAGTTTAAATGGAAAAGAGGCTGAAACAAGCTCAAAGCGCATCAAAAACAGCTTCTATGCAGTTGACTTGTGCGCAGTTTTTTGCCTCCTCCTTCGGAGCTTCTCAGAGGCGCAGCAAACTGGTTCCTTCTGTCCAAGCAATGGTCTCAGTTACTTATTGGAACTGATTGACAAAGTACTCGACATCCCTAGATCTGGAGTACTGAGGTGCCTTGAACTGATGGCCTGAGCCGAAGCCTGGAGTACCAACATCATTCTCTCAAGGACCTTTGCCAGCTGGTCCATGCCTCTGTTCCCGCTCCTAGGGTGTCGTGTATCCATCCTGTCTACGCGATTGCTCGCCAAAGTCAGATGGCGGCGTTGCTCCAGCAACACAGCTCGCCGAGATCAGAGAAACCTTACAGGCCACTCAACAAGTGCTAAGTGACCATCAAGGGCCAGTGTAGCTGGCTACAGCAAAATGGTCTGCCAGGGTCAGGAATGACTCTCATCCCTAGACTCGATTTCCTGGAGCAGAGATTCGCGGTCTCACCGCTGCCACCAGGTAAAGGAAACTGCCCTGTTTTTTACTTTCCGCAAGCCCAAAATAAACACACGGAGTGTTTAGCcacaaaagtatatatatttaatgataaatataaataaataagtaGTCAAATGCGATAAACAATTGAACTGTTTTGCAGAGTGTGTGCATGCCGAAACGATGTTTGCAAGTTTTTTATATATTGACTGCATCTCGATAGACTGCCCCTTTCTCAACTCTTCCCACCAtctttttttgtttcttttgacCTGCCGAGACGGCCCATCGACCACCAAGTCTCTTGCTGTGATAGGGAGACTCAGCTCGGCTGTGCCGGAGCTCGTAGCATTGGTCCCGCTGTCCCTGGTCACAGGGCTCTGCcgttacatatacatgtatatgtgtatatatatatacatatataattacaatTAGGGTTCTACTATAATATAAGCtaatacaatgaagtaatactaagtatatatataggctatatattggtatatatacatatactaatacACACACTCGAGCACACACAAAATTCCAGATGATATTCCCTCCCTTtctacacatacatacatatatatatatatatatatatatataaattgtttcctcatcccAATAGCGTCCCCAATTCCTCACCCCAATAATTCGTTCCCAATagcgcatatatatatatatatatatatatacatatatatatataagtggaTACCATCATAAATTGAAATTTAGTGAGAATACAACATCGCATAACACCAGAAACAAACGCAGGAGAAATATACTTTGGTATAACCCCCGTTTCTCTAAAAATGTTGCCACCAATATAGGAAAGCTTTTTTTTAGAGCTCTGAGTGAAGAATTTCCCAAAGATCACAAACTTTAttcgatatttaatagaaacaatttaaaacttagctatagctgcatgaagaatattggacagattattgcaaataacaacaaagcgcagctatcaaacgaaaagccaacagcaacatgcaactgtcgagatAAAGGTACATGTCCCCTACCAAATGCATGGTTGtccagttctgtcatctatcaggctacagttatgaccaacgaacctgatgctaccaaacagacatatgttggcctgacagagggctcattcaagaaaagatattacaaccatcgtagcagcttcaacaatccatcaaaacgaacttcaacagaactaagtaattgtatatggcagcttaaagatcgatccatccagtacgacatcaagtggagagtattgaaaaaagcgagtagttacaataagaccagtaaacgctgtaatttgtgtatttgggagaagtacttcattccatacaaacctgagcttgcaagcttaaactcaagaaacgagcttgtgtcaaagtgcaggcattca
Proteins encoded in this window:
- the LOC137405352 gene encoding uncharacterized protein → MDDRGELKWFLGIDFKRTEDGNYNMNQERYAEAILKRFNLTDAKTASTPPEKSIQLQKTTNQEYQAFLSSKFPYRQAVGSLIYLSATRPDISWTISKLSQYLDKPSMKHVAAVKHLVRYEGDTLPTKPLCIATHNNPYADNHILRRSGHDCYS